A segment of the Leptolyngbya sp. FACHB-261 genome:
CGCTATCTTAAGAAATGGGGCTTTAGCCCTTCCGGTAGCCCCCCTAACAAAACGCTCAGGGTGACTCTGCTAAGCAATTCTTAAGATCGGGCTTATGCCAGGCTTAAAAGATGAGGTACTACTTCAATCAGCAACTAGTGAGTTGTCAGTCTAAGAAGTATCACACCTTGGGCCGCTTTCCTATGTCTGCTTCTTAACTTTTCGTGTCTTTGGCTGTGGTTCTATCAGACAACAACGGACTCAATCCTTTGAACCTTAGGCTCAGTAGAACCTTGCAGTCGTGGAAAACACCAAAATCAGCAACATTAATGGATGGCATATTTTTAGTTTTCTTTTGGTGTTGTTATTCTCCTGTGTCACTAGATTGAGCCTGGGAAGGAGTGCTTCTCGGCCCCTTGAGCCTTTCACCTCCTTCGTAAGCTTCAGAGGTCTGCCTTTGCTTTTTTATGCAGTTGGTCCTTTCAAACCCTGGCCTTGGCCCTTCTGAGTCAACTTCGCCGGTAAGGATGACCTTGCCTGTCTGTGTCTGCTGGTGTTTGGGTCCCTTCAAGTCAGCCTGCAAGCGAGACACTGCGTTCCTGACTCTCCCCTTACAGGGCACTTACAGGGGGAACTTACAGGGACGTCTGTAAGGACGGTAGAATCCCGACATACCAATTCATGTGAGTCTAGGCGCTAGTTATGTGATCGATCACCCATTGCCCCACCCTGAGCCTACGGCGCAAGCAACTTCAGGAGATCCTGACCTGAGGCATGGGTCTAGCGGTACAGCCCCCGTCCCCTTTCAGTGGAATTTGTCCTAGATTCCAACGTCAGTACCGGTGGTGTCTTTACGTCTTTGTTTGCAATGATCTAAATGTTATGAGAGTCGTTGAAAATGTCGATGCGATACCTGAGCCAACACATTCTCAATCGATCTGATGATCTTTCACTGACTTCTTTAAGATCCTCACGTCGCTTGTTCCTTCTGCAACTGTTCCTTCTGTCGGCTTGCGGCACCAAGGCTACATCAGGGCGACGTGAACGGATCGTGGTTGGAGTGGTTAGCTACGATCAGGGGCAGCAGATTATTACGCGCTACACCAAATTCAACGACTACCTGGGCCGAGAAACTCAATCGCTAATTGAGTTTGAGCCCGCCTTCAATGAGAACAAAGCGCTAGAGCGAATTCAGAGCGGCTCTTGGTCGCTGGTTTTTGCACCTCCGGGTTTAGCGGCAACTGCCATTGTTCAACACCAGTATTTACCTCTTTTCCCACTCATCGGCGTTAGTAATCTTCGCTCGGTTTTGGTTGTCCGCCAGGACAGCCCTATCCAGAACTTGAAGGAGTTGGCGGGTAAGACCGTGGCTCTGGGGCAGCCGGGCTCAGCGACAGGCTACTACTGGCCCATTTACAACCTTTATGGTTTAACCCTCGGGGAGATCCTGTTCGCCCCTACCCCCAAAGCAGTTTTGGAGTTGCTCGACCAGGGCAAGGCAGTGGCTGGCGCGCTCTCGTTAGAAGAGTTCAATGCCTATCGCTCACAGTTCAGTCAGAATAAGTTCCGAGTTCTTCACACAGATCCCCACAGAGTTCCAGCTGGTGCTGTTCTAATCGGGCCTACTGTGGAGCGCAACCGCCAAGAACAGATCCGTAAAGTGATGAGTGAAGTTCCCTCGGTTTTGTCTCAAGAGGCGGGATACGTTCCCAATGGCGATGTCCCAGACTATCAATACATGATTTCTGTGGTTCAGCAAGTGGCTCCGATAACAGCTAACGTCCGCAAGAAGCCCGCTAATCTGTTTTGACGGTCTCTCTATTGTTTAGTTATCTCTGGCTGGGATAAGTTCTCTCAGCCAGTAAATCTATGAGCTTCTAGGTTTTTAAGCGGTTTGCAGAAGAAACTTTGTGCTCGGTGAGGC
Coding sequences within it:
- a CDS encoding phosphate/phosphite/phosphonate ABC transporter substrate-binding protein: MSMRYLSQHILNRSDDLSLTSLRSSRRLFLLQLFLLSACGTKATSGRRERIVVGVVSYDQGQQIITRYTKFNDYLGRETQSLIEFEPAFNENKALERIQSGSWSLVFAPPGLAATAIVQHQYLPLFPLIGVSNLRSVLVVRQDSPIQNLKELAGKTVALGQPGSATGYYWPIYNLYGLTLGEILFAPTPKAVLELLDQGKAVAGALSLEEFNAYRSQFSQNKFRVLHTDPHRVPAGAVLIGPTVERNRQEQIRKVMSEVPSVLSQEAGYVPNGDVPDYQYMISVVQQVAPITANVRKKPANLF